Proteins encoded in a region of the Balneolales bacterium ANBcel1 genome:
- a CDS encoding amidohydrolase family protein, whose amino-acid sequence MSQSTNQPRLHSRKDFLIGAGAGIILPFIPGSSGSAQPNAVPNSGRYLLKGGTVLTMDDDLGDFDSADVLVEDGVISAVAASVNSDAEVIDAAGHIVLPGFVDSHRHMWQGCIRNMLPDGLLSDYVRVVLGQARPVYRPDDAHIGTLISALGAIDAGVTTVLDWSHIGKSPAHTDAAVRGLRDSGIRALYAYGSGDATPENRYPDDLRRLRDEVIPPDDPLLTLALGAGINAGQWELARETGVRISVHVNGTGDLLPMTELLGPDVTCIHCCNLLDEEWELLAANRTGVSISSPVEMIMGHGIPPIQQTLDYGILPSLSVDVETTVPGNMFTQMQSVQTLQRMQILARDRAGESDLPDLLTAREILRFATVNGAIHNGLDHLTGTLTPGKQADIQMLSLGHINTMPVNSPYGAVVTGMDRTNVDMVMVAGDIKKWKGKLVRTDLDQIASQALRSRDGIFERAGLHSGI is encoded by the coding sequence ATGTCACAATCAACAAATCAACCCAGGCTCCACTCCAGGAAGGATTTTTTAATCGGGGCCGGCGCCGGAATCATCCTGCCGTTTATTCCCGGTTCATCCGGAAGCGCACAGCCGAACGCCGTACCGAACAGCGGCCGTTACCTGCTGAAAGGCGGTACCGTCCTCACAATGGACGATGACCTGGGTGATTTTGATTCGGCGGATGTTCTTGTGGAAGATGGCGTTATATCAGCAGTAGCCGCATCCGTCAACAGCGATGCGGAAGTGATTGACGCGGCCGGACACATTGTATTGCCCGGCTTTGTCGATTCACATCGCCACATGTGGCAGGGCTGCATTCGAAACATGCTGCCGGATGGGCTCCTCAGCGACTATGTGCGGGTTGTACTTGGTCAGGCGCGACCCGTTTACCGTCCCGATGATGCACACATCGGCACTCTGATCAGTGCCCTGGGAGCCATCGATGCCGGTGTTACCACGGTGCTTGACTGGTCGCATATCGGCAAATCCCCGGCACATACCGATGCCGCCGTCAGAGGCTTGAGAGATTCGGGAATTCGGGCGCTCTATGCGTACGGATCGGGCGATGCAACCCCCGAAAACCGATATCCGGATGATCTGCGCCGTCTGCGTGATGAGGTTATTCCGCCGGATGATCCGCTTCTCACCCTTGCGCTGGGAGCCGGAATCAATGCCGGACAGTGGGAACTTGCGCGGGAAACCGGTGTCCGTATTTCCGTGCACGTGAACGGCACGGGCGATTTGCTCCCGATGACCGAGTTGCTCGGACCCGATGTCACTTGCATTCACTGTTGCAATCTGTTGGATGAGGAGTGGGAACTGCTTGCGGCCAACAGGACAGGGGTATCCATCTCCTCTCCGGTTGAAATGATTATGGGGCACGGTATCCCGCCAATTCAGCAGACCCTCGACTATGGCATTCTGCCCAGCCTCAGCGTAGATGTGGAGACCACGGTCCCCGGAAATATGTTTACACAGATGCAATCGGTCCAAACACTGCAACGCATGCAGATTCTGGCTCGCGACCGGGCCGGAGAAAGCGATTTGCCCGATTTACTAACCGCAAGAGAGATACTCCGGTTCGCGACTGTCAACGGCGCGATACACAACGGCCTGGATCATCTTACCGGTACGCTCACTCCTGGAAAGCAGGCCGACATCCAGATGCTGTCCCTCGGCCATATCAACACAATGCCGGTAAATTCCCCATATGGCGCCGTAGTAACGGGCATGGACCGCACCAATGTGGATATGGTGATGGTAGCAGGCGACATCAAGAAGTGGAAGGGCAAACTTGTGCGCACTGACCTGGATCA